Proteins encoded within one genomic window of Citrobacter amalonaticus Y19:
- a CDS encoding MFS transporter: MQEDRIIESKRGISPAALLVAGAFFMEFIDGTVIATALPDMAKSFGVQAVDLNIGISAYLITLAVLIPASGWIADRFGARKIFTLALAIFTLASVLCGLSTTLESFLAMRILQGVGGALMVPVGRLAVLRTTPKHQLITAIATLTWPALVAPIIGPPLGGFITSYASWRWIFFINVPLGLLAIALALRFIPNIRDDERRPFDLPGFVATAIAMVSLVYAMELLGAQHPESGLTIALLALGVGTFAFCLRHFQRVEHPMIRLDAMQVPTFRVTMYGGSLFRASISAVPFLLPLMFQVGFGMNAFQAGSLVLAVFVGNLTIKPATTPLIRWLGFKKLLLINGALNVLSLLACALITPDTPVWLILLVLYLGGVFRSIQFTGISTLAFSDVPSAQMSYANTLFSTATQLAVGLGISLGAIGIRIGANVSEWLGMSTIPGISFRLAFVAIALVCLIGMVDTLRLTKNAGSAVSARK, encoded by the coding sequence ATGCAAGAAGATCGGATCATAGAAAGCAAACGCGGTATCTCTCCTGCCGCCCTGCTCGTCGCCGGGGCATTCTTTATGGAGTTTATTGACGGCACGGTGATCGCGACCGCCCTGCCCGATATGGCTAAAAGTTTCGGTGTTCAGGCGGTTGATTTAAACATAGGGATCAGCGCCTATCTGATTACCCTGGCGGTTCTCATCCCGGCCAGCGGTTGGATAGCCGACCGTTTCGGCGCACGTAAAATCTTCACGCTTGCCCTCGCCATTTTCACCCTCGCGTCAGTGTTGTGCGGTCTTTCCACAACGCTGGAGAGTTTCCTGGCGATGCGTATCCTGCAGGGCGTGGGGGGCGCGCTGATGGTTCCGGTGGGTCGTTTAGCGGTATTGCGCACCACGCCAAAGCATCAGTTGATTACGGCTATCGCCACCTTAACCTGGCCTGCGCTGGTTGCACCCATCATTGGTCCACCGCTCGGCGGCTTTATTACCAGCTATGCCAGCTGGCGCTGGATCTTCTTTATTAACGTGCCGCTGGGTCTGCTGGCGATCGCACTGGCGCTGCGATTTATTCCCAATATTCGCGATGACGAGCGACGTCCCTTCGATCTTCCTGGTTTCGTTGCTACCGCCATCGCGATGGTCAGCCTGGTCTATGCGATGGAGCTGCTGGGCGCGCAACATCCCGAAAGTGGTTTGACGATAGCCCTGCTGGCGCTTGGCGTGGGGACATTTGCCTTTTGCCTGCGCCATTTCCAGCGAGTCGAGCATCCGATGATTCGCCTCGACGCCATGCAGGTGCCGACGTTTCGCGTCACGATGTACGGAGGCTCGCTGTTCCGTGCGTCTATCAGCGCCGTGCCTTTTCTTTTGCCGCTCATGTTTCAGGTGGGATTTGGCATGAATGCCTTTCAGGCCGGTTCGCTGGTACTGGCGGTGTTTGTCGGCAATCTGACCATTAAGCCCGCGACCACGCCGCTTATCCGCTGGTTAGGCTTTAAAAAGCTGCTGCTGATTAACGGGGCGCTCAATGTGCTGTCGCTGCTTGCCTGCGCGCTGATCACCCCTGACACTCCCGTCTGGCTTATTCTACTGGTGCTGTACCTTGGCGGCGTGTTCCGTTCGATTCAGTTTACCGGCATCAGCACGCTGGCTTTTTCAGACGTCCCTTCCGCCCAAATGAGTTATGCCAATACCCTGTTCAGCACCGCGACGCAACTGGCCGTTGGGTTAGGGATTTCGCTGGGTGCAATCGGTATTCGCATTGGCGCGAATGTGAGTGAATGGCTGGGGATGAGCACAATTCCTGGCATCAGCTTTCGTCTGGCGTTTGTGGCCATCGCGCTTGTTTGCCTGATTGGCATGGTGGATACATTACGACTGACGAAAAATGCGGGAAGCGCGGTGTCTGCAAGGAAATGA